A genomic region of Roseateles amylovorans contains the following coding sequences:
- a CDS encoding FimV/HubP family polar landmark protein, protein MAAVTALGLAAGSAWGLGLGKLTVQSALGETLRAEIDISSMTPDEASSLKLRVAPPESYRSTGLDYNAILTSTQVQLARRADGRPYLKLTSDRAVQEPFVDVILELSWSNGRLVREYTLLFDPPSNGNVARNNEGGASPVISAPAPSTSAQASSPSAASGSRSTASASASPNGSASRPRANAPAPAAAPAPATGASEYTVQPGDTLSRIASRTQPSGVSLDQMLVGLYRNNPDAFISNNMNRLKSGAVLQVPGSESLSSIPPKEARQVIQAQSSDFGGYRQRLAEAAPTLKATDSERQAKGNVQAAVEERKSSAAQAPDKLTLSKPGAATETKVSKETEKKDSATRVAELTRNVEELKKLSAAAKPSAPTTAAAPAPAPTLAPVPAPAPAPIPPVTVAANVPEAASAVASEPASSATAEAAASEPVMAASAPPKPIVVPQPQVQEEPGLLEKLGDYLPAIGAALLVIVGGVAFTRWKAKKDAANRGETAFAESRLAPDSFFGHSGGQRVDTRDGTSTGQSSMSYSLSQLDAIGDVDPVAEADVYLAYGRDLQAEEILKEALRANPERLAIRVKLLEVYGKRRDIKGFEQLAIQLYAETKGQGEDWAKVQELGRQVDPENPLYQPGGAPITLSGDDEDRPEPMNASTLPAAAAGISMGHGADTAIARAAAAAAPRDSGPSSLMDLDLDLDLNTPPPPAPAMAATQALPSSVNQPPMSMDLDLGGVSAPAGPASKQELEFDLGDLGDLDDLGQQGRPAKAAPAPDDSLDFDLSSINLDLPSTGDDKPASRSSANSVPELELPDLSAPARAPSADTMSLDDLGVDLDSIDPNDDEGLQRQLELAEEFRQIGDTEGARDVLQELVAKADGPLRSRAQAMLDQLR, encoded by the coding sequence GTGGCCGCGGTTACCGCTTTGGGACTGGCGGCAGGTTCGGCCTGGGGGTTGGGACTGGGCAAGCTGACGGTGCAATCGGCGCTGGGTGAAACCCTGCGTGCCGAGATCGACATCAGCAGCATGACGCCCGACGAGGCTTCCTCGTTGAAGCTGCGGGTCGCTCCGCCGGAGTCCTACCGCTCCACCGGTCTGGACTACAACGCCATCCTGACCAGCACGCAGGTGCAGCTGGCCCGTCGTGCAGACGGCCGGCCCTACCTGAAGCTGACCAGCGACCGCGCGGTTCAGGAACCGTTCGTGGACGTGATCCTCGAACTGAGCTGGAGCAACGGCCGCCTGGTGCGCGAGTACACGCTGCTGTTCGATCCCCCCAGCAATGGCAACGTCGCCCGCAACAATGAAGGCGGCGCCTCGCCGGTGATCTCGGCCCCCGCGCCCAGCACCAGTGCCCAGGCGTCGTCGCCGTCGGCCGCCAGTGGCAGTCGGTCGACCGCCTCGGCGTCGGCGTCCCCGAACGGCTCCGCTTCGCGTCCTCGCGCCAACGCGCCCGCTCCGGCCGCCGCGCCGGCACCGGCCACCGGCGCCAGCGAATACACGGTCCAGCCAGGTGACACGCTCTCGCGCATCGCCTCGCGCACCCAGCCTTCCGGCGTCTCGCTGGACCAGATGCTGGTCGGCCTGTATCGCAACAATCCGGACGCCTTCATCAGCAACAACATGAACCGGCTGAAGTCCGGTGCCGTGTTGCAGGTGCCGGGCAGCGAATCGCTGTCCAGCATCCCGCCCAAGGAAGCCCGTCAGGTCATTCAGGCGCAAAGCAGCGACTTCGGCGGTTACCGTCAGCGTCTGGCCGAAGCGGCCCCGACCCTGAAGGCCACCGACAGCGAGCGCCAGGCCAAGGGCAATGTCCAAGCCGCCGTGGAAGAGCGCAAGTCGTCCGCGGCCCAGGCGCCGGACAAGCTGACGCTGAGCAAGCCGGGCGCGGCCACCGAAACCAAGGTGTCGAAGGAGACCGAGAAGAAGGACTCCGCCACCCGCGTGGCCGAACTGACCCGCAACGTGGAAGAGCTGAAGAAGCTTTCCGCCGCTGCCAAGCCCTCTGCACCGACCACCGCCGCTGCACCGGCCCCAGCGCCCACGCTGGCACCCGTGCCTGCGCCGGCGCCGGCGCCGATCCCTCCGGTGACCGTGGCCGCCAATGTGCCGGAGGCCGCTTCTGCCGTGGCCTCGGAGCCGGCCTCCAGTGCCACCGCCGAGGCGGCGGCCTCGGAGCCGGTGATGGCGGCCTCGGCGCCGCCCAAGCCGATCGTCGTGCCGCAGCCGCAGGTTCAGGAAGAGCCTGGCTTGCTCGAAAAGCTGGGCGACTACCTGCCTGCCATCGGTGCGGCCCTGCTGGTGATCGTCGGCGGCGTGGCCTTCACCCGCTGGAAGGCGAAGAAGGATGCCGCCAACCGCGGCGAGACCGCCTTCGCCGAAAGCCGTCTGGCACCGGACTCGTTCTTCGGCCACAGCGGCGGTCAGCGCGTCGATACCCGTGACGGCACCTCGACTGGTCAATCGTCGATGAGCTACTCGCTGAGCCAGCTCGACGCGATCGGCGATGTCGATCCCGTGGCCGAAGCCGATGTGTATCTCGCCTACGGCCGGGATCTGCAGGCCGAGGAAATCCTGAAGGAAGCGCTGCGCGCCAATCCGGAGCGTCTGGCGATTCGCGTCAAGCTGCTCGAGGTCTACGGCAAGCGTCGCGACATCAAGGGCTTCGAGCAACTGGCCATCCAGCTGTATGCTGAAACCAAGGGTCAAGGCGAAGACTGGGCCAAGGTGCAGGAACTGGGCCGCCAGGTGGATCCCGAGAATCCGCTGTACCAGCCCGGCGGCGCGCCGATCACCCTCAGCGGTGATGACGAGGACCGTCCCGAGCCGATGAATGCGAGCACGCTGCCCGCTGCTGCCGCCGGCATCAGCATGGGCCATGGGGCCGACACCGCCATCGCCCGCGCTGCCGCCGCTGCAGCGCCGCGCGACAGCGGTCCGTCCAGCCTGATGGACCTGGACCTGGATCTGGACCTGAACACGCCGCCGCCGCCTGCACCGGCCATGGCCGCCACCCAGGCGCTGCCGAGTTCGGTCAACCAGCCGCCGATGAGCATGGATCTGGACCTGGGCGGCGTCTCTGCGCCGGCCGGCCCGGCCAGCAAGCAGGAGCTGGAGTTCGACCTGGGTGACCTGGGCGACCTGGATGATCTGGGTCAGCAAGGCCGTCCCGCCAAGGCGGCGCCCGCCCCGGATGATTCGCTGGATTTCGATCTGTCCAGCATCAACCTGGACCTGCCGAGCACCGGCGACGACAAGCCGGCCAGCCGTTCCTCGGCCAACAGCGTCCCCGAGCTGGAGCTGCCCGACCTGAGCGCACCGGCCCGCGCGCCGTCGGCGGACACGATGAGCCTGGACGACCTGGGTGTCGACCTGGACAGCATCGATCCGAACGACGACGAAGGCCTGCAGCGTCAGCTCGAGCTGGCGGAAGAGTTCCGCCAGATCGGCGACACCGAAGGCGCCCGCGATGTGCTGCAGGAGCTGGTGGCCAAGGCCGACGGCCCGCTGCGCAGCCGCGCCCAGGCGATGCTGGACCAGCTGCGCTAA
- the truA gene encoding tRNA pseudouridine(38-40) synthase TruA: MRVALGVSYRGGAYKGWQSQPGGGTVQDRLEAALAQFAAQPIRTICAGRTDTGVHGLNQVVHFDSPVEREPFSWVRGTNRYLPPDIAVQWSAFPGDDFHARNWARGRRYCYLLLESNVRPAIESGACGWIFRPLDGDAMRDAAARLIGEHDFSSFRSAECQAASPIKQLRAIDVHRRGSYWRFEFDASAFLHHMVRNLMGCLIAVGTGNRPASWIDEVLAARSRDAAAPTFAPDGLYFVGPYYDAHLELPQRTAAMDWLP; the protein is encoded by the coding sequence ATGCGCGTGGCGCTGGGCGTGAGTTACCGCGGCGGGGCCTACAAGGGCTGGCAGAGCCAACCGGGGGGCGGCACGGTGCAAGACCGTCTGGAGGCCGCGCTGGCGCAGTTCGCCGCGCAGCCGATCCGCACCATCTGCGCCGGGCGCACCGACACCGGCGTGCATGGGCTCAATCAGGTCGTCCACTTCGACTCGCCGGTCGAGCGCGAGCCGTTCTCCTGGGTGCGCGGTACCAACCGCTATCTGCCGCCCGACATCGCCGTCCAATGGTCCGCCTTCCCAGGGGACGACTTCCATGCCCGCAACTGGGCACGCGGCCGTCGCTACTGCTATTTGCTGCTGGAATCCAATGTCCGGCCGGCGATCGAAAGCGGCGCCTGCGGCTGGATCTTCCGCCCGCTGGACGGGGACGCGATGCGCGACGCCGCCGCTCGGCTGATCGGCGAGCATGACTTCAGCTCCTTCCGCTCCGCCGAGTGCCAGGCCGCCTCGCCGATCAAGCAGCTGCGGGCGATCGACGTCCATCGGCGCGGTTCCTACTGGCGCTTTGAATTCGATGCCAGCGCCTTCCTGCATCACATGGTCCGCAATTTGATGGGCTGCCTGATCGCGGTGGGCACCGGCAACCGCCCGGCCAGCTGGATCGACGAGGTGCTGGCCGCCCGCTCGCGCGATGCGGCGGCACCGACCTTCGCGCCTGACGGGCTTTACTTCGTCGGCCCTTATTACGATGCGCACTTGGAATTGCCGCAGCGCACCGCCGCCATGGACTGGCTGCCCTGA
- a CDS encoding phosphoribosylanthranilate isomerase, translated as MSRTRIKICGLTREADVDAAVEAGADAIGLVFYAPSPRAVTVARAAELVRRLPPFVTPVGLFVNADEATIDAALQALPQLLLQFHGDETPEQCARWARPYLRAARMAEGFDLLDFAHRFSSAQAVLLDAFVDGYGGGGKVFDWSLLPPSVPSPVVLSGGLSAANVIDGVRKVRPCAVDVSSGVEVAKGLKDADKMRQFCDAVREADRLIAAPARA; from the coding sequence ATGAGCCGTACCCGAATCAAGATCTGTGGCCTGACCCGAGAGGCCGATGTGGACGCCGCCGTTGAAGCCGGCGCTGACGCCATCGGCCTGGTGTTCTATGCGCCCAGCCCGCGTGCGGTGACGGTGGCCCGAGCCGCGGAACTGGTGCGCCGTCTGCCGCCGTTCGTGACGCCGGTGGGCCTGTTCGTCAATGCCGATGAGGCGACGATCGATGCCGCGCTGCAGGCGCTGCCCCAGTTGCTGCTGCAGTTCCATGGCGACGAGACGCCCGAGCAGTGCGCACGCTGGGCGAGACCCTACTTGCGAGCGGCCCGCATGGCGGAGGGCTTTGATTTGTTAGACTTCGCCCATCGTTTCTCCAGCGCCCAAGCTGTGCTGCTCGACGCCTTCGTCGACGGCTACGGTGGGGGTGGAAAGGTGTTTGATTGGTCACTGCTGCCTCCAAGCGTTCCCTCTCCGGTCGTTTTGTCTGGTGGGTTGAGTGCAGCCAACGTGATCGATGGCGTGCGGAAGGTCCGGCCCTGCGCCGTTGACGTCAGTTCCGGCGTCGAGGTCGCCAAGGGCCTCAAGGACGCCGACAAGATGCGCCAGTTCTGCGACGCCGTGCGCGAGGCCGATCGTCTGATCGCCGCACCTGCGCGCGCCTGA
- the trpB gene encoding tryptophan synthase subunit beta, with protein sequence MPGYAQPDAQGRFGPVAGGLAQGYYGGRFVAETLVHALDDLNAAYDRYSRDPEFLREYKYELAHFVGRPSPIYHARRLSEELGGAQIFLKREDLNHTGAHKVNNTIGQALLARRMGKKRVIAETGAGQHGVATATICARYGMECVVYMGSEDVKRQSPNVYRMNLLGATVVPVDSGSKTLKDALNEAMRDWVTNIESTFYIIGTVAGPHPYPMMVRDFQRIIGDECLVQMPEMIGRQPDAVIACVGGGSNAIGIFYPYIPHADVRLIGVEAAGHGVDTPKHAATLSAGTPGVLHGNRTYLLQDAAGQIIETHSISAGLDYPGVGPEHAYLKDIGRAEYVGATDAEALSAFHRLCRTEGIIPALESSHAIAHAIKLAPTMRPDQHLLINLSGRGDKDIGTVADLSGATYFDRPSMAGHAVKGGAELNGAAR encoded by the coding sequence CTGCCCGGCTATGCGCAACCCGATGCCCAGGGACGCTTCGGCCCGGTGGCCGGCGGCCTGGCTCAGGGCTATTACGGCGGACGTTTCGTCGCCGAAACCCTGGTCCATGCGCTGGACGACCTCAACGCGGCCTATGACCGCTACAGCCGCGACCCCGAATTCCTGCGCGAGTACAAGTACGAGCTCGCTCACTTCGTGGGCAGGCCCAGCCCCATCTATCACGCCCGCCGCCTGAGCGAGGAACTGGGCGGCGCCCAGATCTTCCTGAAGCGTGAAGACCTGAACCACACGGGTGCCCACAAGGTGAACAACACCATCGGGCAGGCGCTGCTGGCCCGGCGCATGGGCAAGAAGCGGGTGATCGCCGAAACCGGAGCCGGCCAGCACGGCGTGGCCACCGCCACCATCTGCGCCCGCTACGGCATGGAATGCGTGGTCTACATGGGCTCCGAGGACGTCAAGCGGCAGTCGCCCAATGTCTACCGGATGAACCTGCTGGGCGCGACGGTGGTGCCGGTCGATTCCGGCTCCAAGACCCTCAAAGACGCGCTGAATGAAGCGATGCGTGACTGGGTCACCAACATCGAGTCGACCTTCTACATCATCGGCACCGTGGCCGGTCCGCATCCCTATCCGATGATGGTGCGCGACTTCCAACGCATCATCGGCGACGAATGCCTGGTGCAGATGCCGGAGATGATCGGCCGGCAGCCGGACGCGGTCATCGCCTGCGTGGGCGGCGGCAGCAATGCGATCGGGATCTTCTATCCCTACATTCCGCATGCCGATGTGCGCCTGATCGGCGTGGAAGCGGCCGGCCATGGCGTGGACACGCCCAAGCATGCCGCGACCCTGTCCGCCGGCACGCCCGGCGTGCTGCACGGCAATCGCACCTATCTGCTGCAGGATGCGGCGGGTCAGATCATCGAGACCCATTCCATCTCCGCCGGCCTGGACTATCCCGGCGTGGGCCCGGAGCATGCCTACCTGAAGGACATCGGCCGCGCCGAGTATGTCGGGGCGACCGATGCGGAGGCGCTGTCCGCCTTCCACCGGCTGTGCCGCACCGAGGGCATCATCCCCGCGCTTGAATCCAGCCATGCGATTGCGCATGCGATCAAGCTCGCGCCGACGATGCGTCCGGACCAGCATCTGCTGATCAACCTCTCCGGCCGCGGGGACAAGGACATCGGCACCGTGGCCGACTTGTCGGGCGCCACCTATTTCGACCGTCCGTCCATGGCCGGCCATGCCGTCAAGGGCGGCGCCGAGCTGAACGGAGCTGCACGATGA
- the trpA gene encoding tryptophan synthase subunit alpha: MSRIQTTFDRLRAAGRKALIPYVTAGDPYADVTVELMLAMAEAGADVIELGVPFSDPMADGPVIQRASERALAKGITLRDVLAIVREFRTRDAETPIVLMGYANPIERFGPEAFVLEAKAAGVDGVLVVDYPPEECVAFAAALKAQAMDPIFLLAPTSTDERVALIGRMASGYVYYVSLKGVTGAGHLDTSAVADAMPRLRAHISVPLGVGFGIRDGKTAAAVARVSDAVVIGSALVQLIESQTRDNVAIQAAAFIRDIRAALDA; this comes from the coding sequence ATGAGCCGCATCCAGACCACCTTCGACCGGCTGCGTGCCGCAGGCCGCAAGGCCCTGATCCCCTATGTCACCGCCGGTGATCCCTACGCGGACGTCACCGTCGAGCTGATGCTGGCGATGGCCGAGGCCGGTGCCGACGTGATCGAGCTCGGCGTGCCGTTCTCCGACCCGATGGCCGATGGCCCGGTCATCCAGCGCGCCAGCGAGCGGGCCCTGGCCAAGGGCATCACCTTGCGCGATGTGCTGGCGATCGTGCGGGAATTTCGCACCCGGGATGCCGAGACGCCGATCGTCCTGATGGGCTATGCCAATCCGATCGAACGCTTCGGTCCCGAGGCCTTCGTCCTGGAGGCCAAGGCCGCCGGCGTGGACGGCGTGCTGGTGGTGGACTATCCGCCGGAGGAATGCGTGGCCTTTGCCGCCGCGCTCAAGGCGCAGGCGATGGACCCCATCTTCCTGCTGGCGCCGACCTCCACCGATGAGCGGGTCGCGCTCATCGGCCGCATGGCCAGCGGCTATGTCTACTATGTCTCGCTCAAGGGCGTGACCGGGGCCGGGCATCTGGACACAAGCGCCGTGGCCGACGCGATGCCCCGCCTGCGGGCCCACATCAGCGTGCCACTGGGGGTGGGGTTTGGCATCCGGGACGGCAAGACCGCGGCGGCGGTTGCGCGCGTGTCGGACGCGGTGGTGATCGGTTCGGCCCTCGTCCAACTGATCGAGTCCCAGACGCGCGATAATGTCGCGATCCAGGCTGCGGCGTTCATCCGAGACATCCGCGCCGCGCTGGACGCCTGA
- the accD gene encoding acetyl-CoA carboxylase, carboxyltransferase subunit beta, with the protein MSWLEKLLPPKIQQTDPDQRRTVPEGLWIKCPSCETVLYKTDLEQNVNVCPKCSHHHRIGARARLDAFLDGEGRYEVGQEILPVDALKFKDSKKYPDRLKEALESTGETDALVVMGGAVMSVPVVAACFEFDFMGGSMGSVVGERFARGVEAALEQKTPFICFTATGGARMQEGLLSLMQMAKSNAALTRLAKAKLPYISVLTDPTMGGVSASFAFVGDIVIAEPKALIGFAGPRVIENTVREKLPAGFQRAEFLMEKGAVDMIVDRRKLRDVIARSLAMLQRQSADAVA; encoded by the coding sequence ATGAGTTGGCTTGAGAAACTTCTCCCGCCCAAGATCCAGCAAACCGATCCCGACCAGCGCCGCACGGTGCCGGAAGGCCTCTGGATCAAGTGCCCGTCCTGCGAAACGGTGCTGTACAAGACCGACCTGGAGCAGAACGTCAATGTCTGCCCGAAGTGCTCGCACCATCACCGGATCGGCGCCCGCGCCCGTCTGGACGCCTTCCTGGACGGCGAAGGCCGTTATGAAGTCGGCCAGGAGATCCTGCCGGTCGATGCGCTGAAGTTCAAGGACAGCAAGAAGTATCCCGACCGGCTCAAGGAAGCCCTGGAATCCACCGGCGAGACCGATGCGCTGGTGGTCATGGGTGGCGCCGTCATGAGCGTGCCGGTGGTGGCCGCCTGTTTCGAGTTCGACTTCATGGGCGGCTCGATGGGCTCGGTGGTCGGCGAGCGTTTCGCGCGCGGCGTGGAAGCGGCACTGGAGCAGAAGACTCCGTTCATCTGCTTCACCGCGACCGGCGGCGCCCGGATGCAGGAAGGCTTGCTCTCGCTGATGCAAATGGCCAAGTCCAATGCGGCACTGACCCGGCTGGCCAAAGCCAAGCTCCCCTACATCTCGGTGCTGACCGACCCGACCATGGGTGGCGTGTCCGCCAGCTTTGCGTTCGTGGGTGACATCGTCATCGCCGAGCCCAAGGCGCTGATCGGCTTTGCCGGCCCCCGTGTGATCGAGAACACGGTGCGTGAGAAGCTGCCCGCCGGCTTCCAGCGCGCCGAGTTCCTGATGGAGAAGGGTGCGGTCGACATGATCGTGGACCGTCGCAAGCTGCGTGATGTCATCGCCCGCAGCCTGGCCATGCTGCAGCGCCAAAGCGCCGACGCCGTCGCTTGA
- the folC gene encoding bifunctional tetrahydrofolate synthase/dihydrofolate synthase codes for MSSTAHSSSTPEAQQALDAWLAHCERLHPKEIDMTLARVAKVRDALGLTFGEHTPVVMVAGTNGKGSTCAMLESIALQAGYRVGLYIKPHLVHFQERCRIGGKPVDAADLVPHFEAVEAARGDQALTYFEFTTLAILHRLAAEPLDLVILEVGLGGRLDAVNVIDADCSVITSIDLDHTEYLGPDRESVGREKAHIMRAGRPVVVSDPMPPESIAAHAQAIGADLRQLGRDFNYSGDRQQWQWAGRSRRFSGMAYPALRGVNQLLNAAGVLAVFEALYDRLPISAQAVRTGLALVELPGRFQVVPGSPMLVLDVAHNPHAVAALAQNLDQMGFYPRTRAVFGAMADKDLANILARIAPLIDHWHFCDLPIARAATAQALTGQFEEARARGLLKPPAGVTTSLHANPADALAAAAAQADPADRILVFGSFYTVGGVLKDGIPRLGTGVQPESDTASDAH; via the coding sequence ATGTCCTCCACTGCACACTCCTCCTCGACCCCTGAAGCTCAGCAAGCGCTGGACGCCTGGTTGGCGCACTGCGAACGGCTGCATCCCAAGGAAATCGACATGACCTTGGCTCGCGTGGCCAAGGTGCGCGACGCGCTCGGCCTGACCTTTGGTGAACACACCCCGGTGGTGATGGTGGCGGGCACCAACGGCAAGGGCTCGACCTGCGCCATGCTGGAAAGCATCGCGCTGCAGGCCGGCTACCGGGTCGGGCTCTACATCAAGCCGCATCTGGTGCACTTCCAGGAACGCTGCCGCATCGGCGGAAAGCCGGTGGATGCGGCCGACCTGGTGCCTCATTTCGAGGCGGTGGAAGCGGCCCGGGGCGACCAGGCGCTGACCTATTTCGAGTTCACCACCCTGGCGATCCTGCATCGGCTGGCCGCCGAGCCGCTGGATCTGGTGATCCTGGAGGTCGGTCTGGGCGGGCGGCTGGATGCGGTCAATGTCATCGACGCCGATTGCAGCGTGATCACCAGCATCGACCTCGACCACACCGAATACCTGGGCCCGGATCGCGAATCCGTGGGCCGCGAAAAGGCGCACATCATGCGCGCCGGGCGTCCGGTGGTGGTGTCCGATCCGATGCCGCCTGAGTCGATCGCCGCGCATGCACAGGCGATCGGTGCCGATCTGCGTCAATTAGGCCGTGATTTCAACTACAGCGGCGATCGTCAGCAATGGCAGTGGGCCGGCCGGTCGCGTCGATTCAGCGGCATGGCGTATCCCGCGCTCCGGGGCGTCAACCAGCTGTTGAATGCGGCCGGCGTGCTGGCGGTGTTCGAAGCGCTGTATGACCGCCTGCCCATCAGCGCGCAGGCGGTGCGGACTGGGCTGGCCCTGGTGGAGCTGCCCGGGCGGTTCCAGGTCGTGCCGGGCTCGCCGATGCTGGTGCTGGATGTGGCCCACAACCCGCATGCGGTGGCTGCGCTGGCGCAGAACCTGGACCAGATGGGCTTCTATCCGAGGACCCGGGCGGTGTTCGGCGCCATGGCGGACAAGGACTTGGCCAACATCCTGGCGCGCATCGCCCCGCTGATCGACCACTGGCATTTTTGCGACCTGCCCATCGCCCGTGCGGCGACCGCCCAGGCGCTGACGGGGCAATTCGAGGAGGCGCGGGCCCGGGGGCTGCTCAAGCCGCCCGCTGGCGTGACCACCAGCCTGCATGCCAACCCGGCCGACGCCTTGGCCGCTGCTGCGGCTCAAGCAGACCCCGCTGATAGAATTTTGGTCTTTGGTTCGTTCTATACGGTGGGCGGTGTGCTCAAGGACGGCATCCCGCGCCTGGGCACCGGCGTTCAGCCTGAATCCGACACGGCTTCCGATGCGCATTGA